A genomic stretch from Bacillus sp. N1-1 includes:
- a CDS encoding SGNH/GDSL hydrolase family protein — MTRIVTALVIILVVGLLSIVSAKGWPSSTKDASEKREWIGSWTASMQAPAKDGNSHEGFKDQTIRLILRPHLDGEKMRIQLSNEFGALPLSIKEVRVAVSGEGASIDQETDQPITFNGEEALTIPAGEKEYSDAIDFPVSADQNVTVSLYVDRETGPTTWHRRSNQTVYMSEKGNHAEDIEGSAYTSKEEAWFWLDRLEVVPDESVEGAVVVMGSSIANGNYSTLNANRRWPDYLANRMNKEDSEVKMSVLNAGISANHLINSEEGKGQNALARLERDVLSQEGVKGVILHEGLNDLRHYPEYDSKKIIDRMKKIIKATHEKGIPIYGGTLTPYKNSSMFTKEGEKTRQEVNEWIRTSGEFDAVIDFDKALRDPDHPEKFLSKYDSGDHLHPNDEGYKKMADTVDFSIFE; from the coding sequence ATGACACGTATTGTAACAGCATTAGTCATCATTCTTGTGGTTGGATTGTTAAGTATAGTCAGCGCAAAGGGTTGGCCCTCTTCTACGAAAGATGCATCTGAGAAGAGGGAGTGGATCGGATCATGGACAGCGAGCATGCAGGCGCCTGCTAAAGATGGGAACTCGCATGAAGGATTTAAGGATCAGACAATCAGGTTAATCCTTCGCCCACACTTGGATGGGGAAAAGATGCGTATTCAATTATCCAATGAATTTGGTGCACTCCCTTTATCTATAAAAGAAGTGAGAGTGGCGGTTTCTGGTGAAGGGGCAAGTATCGATCAAGAGACGGATCAGCCCATCACATTTAATGGTGAAGAAGCCTTGACGATTCCCGCAGGAGAAAAAGAGTATAGTGATGCGATTGACTTTCCGGTGAGTGCAGATCAGAATGTAACGGTTAGTTTGTACGTAGATCGTGAAACAGGGCCAACAACGTGGCATCGGCGTTCAAATCAAACGGTTTATATGTCGGAAAAAGGGAATCACGCAGAAGATATAGAGGGCTCTGCATACACATCAAAAGAAGAAGCCTGGTTCTGGCTAGACCGATTAGAAGTTGTTCCTGATGAATCGGTAGAAGGTGCTGTCGTTGTAATGGGAAGCTCCATTGCGAATGGAAACTATTCCACGTTAAACGCAAATCGTCGTTGGCCAGATTATCTAGCTAACCGTATGAACAAGGAAGATTCCGAAGTGAAAATGTCTGTATTGAACGCAGGTATTTCTGCCAACCATTTGATTAATAGTGAAGAGGGAAAAGGACAGAACGCCTTGGCGAGATTAGAGCGAGATGTTTTAAGTCAAGAAGGTGTCAAAGGCGTTATTTTACATGAAGGTCTGAATGATTTGAGACACTATCCTGAATATGATTCAAAGAAAATCATTGATCGAATGAAAAAAATCATTAAAGCAACTCACGAAAAGGGAATCCCTATTTATGGAGGAACATTAACCCCTTATAAAAATTCTAGTATGTTTACAAAAGAGGGAGAAAAGACGCGTCAGGAAGTCAATGAGTGGATTCGAACGAGTGGAGAATTTGATGCTGTCATTGATTTTGATAAAGCATTGAGAGATCCAGATCATCCAGAAAAGTTTCTCTCGAAGTATGATTCTGGGGATCATTTGCATCCGAATGATGAAGGGTATAAAAAGATGGCAGATACGGTGGATTTTTCGATATTTGAATAA
- a CDS encoding metalloregulator ArsR/SmtB family transcription factor, with amino-acid sequence MENYVDIFKVLGNETRIDMLMWLKNPMEHFEKPTAHLSKNMSEKGGVCVGDIQEKANLSQSTVSHYLSMMQKAGLLESERHGKWTYYRRNESTIQQVAAFIEKEL; translated from the coding sequence ATGGAAAATTACGTTGATATTTTTAAAGTGCTGGGAAATGAAACGCGTATTGATATGTTAATGTGGCTTAAAAATCCAATGGAGCATTTTGAAAAGCCAACCGCACATCTTTCTAAGAACATGAGCGAAAAAGGTGGCGTATGCGTTGGCGACATTCAAGAAAAGGCAAACCTGTCGCAATCGACCGTTTCACATTATTTATCGATGATGCAAAAAGCCGGACTCCTGGAGTCTGAGCGACATGGGAAGTGGACCTATTACCGTAGAAATGAATCCACGATTCAACAAGTCGCTGCTTTTATTGAAAAAGAGCTCTAA
- a CDS encoding DMT family transporter codes for MKIGIYLLALLAGAALSVEGAIYGELGKSIGKLESSFYNFAVGTIIIGIVVLFLGKGSLSYTFKAPKWQLSGGFLGVIYLTILVIGIPIVGVGLAMISVIVGQMAMSMIIEHKGWLGSKATKIKKEKIMAVMLMAVALILIF; via the coding sequence TTGAAAATCGGTATTTATCTTCTCGCTTTACTAGCCGGCGCCGCGCTAAGCGTGGAAGGAGCCATCTATGGGGAGTTAGGAAAGTCAATCGGAAAATTAGAGAGCAGTTTTTATAATTTTGCTGTAGGGACGATTATCATAGGGATCGTTGTGCTATTTCTTGGAAAAGGGTCTCTATCTTATACATTTAAAGCACCGAAATGGCAACTATCAGGCGGTTTCCTGGGGGTAATTTATTTAACCATTCTTGTAATCGGCATTCCAATTGTAGGCGTAGGTCTTGCGATGATCAGTGTTATCGTTGGTCAGATGGCCATGAGCATGATTATTGAACATAAAGGATGGTTGGGAAGTAAAGCAACAAAGATAAAAAAAGAAAAAATTATGGCTGTTATGTTAATGGCCGTTGCTCTTATCTTAATCTTTTAA
- a CDS encoding DMT family transporter: MSILILLASVIGGIFLSAQSSINGAFSKKAGTFESTFITFITGAMILFIVILFAGNGDLLKILEAPKWQLSAVWFGVGYLFLTILAVPQIGVIAANISTVIGQLSMGMLIDHFGWFGGLQVSFDLKRLIAILLMLVALRLIYVGNMKAEREATTEVHE, from the coding sequence ATGTCGATTCTTATTCTACTCGCCTCTGTAATCGGCGGCATTTTTCTAAGCGCTCAGTCTTCAATTAATGGGGCGTTTAGTAAAAAGGCTGGCACATTTGAAAGTACGTTCATCACATTTATCACTGGAGCAATGATTTTATTTATCGTCATTCTATTCGCAGGAAATGGGGATCTTCTTAAAATACTTGAAGCACCGAAATGGCAATTAAGTGCCGTCTGGTTTGGAGTAGGCTATCTATTTCTTACTATTCTCGCTGTTCCACAAATAGGTGTCATTGCAGCCAATATCTCAACCGTGATCGGTCAGCTATCTATGGGGATGCTAATTGATCACTTCGGTTGGTTCGGCGGCTTGCAAGTTTCCTTTGATTTAAAACGATTGATCGCCATCCTATTAATGCTTGTCGCTTTGCGTTTAATATATGTAGGAAATATGAAGGCTGAAAGAGAAGCTACGACTGAAGTCCATGAATAA
- a CDS encoding GNAT family N-acetyltransferase: MRKLEKNEVIDAVRLSEYAFQYTVPKEELDDKIKGYSEHEIWGEFEGDELAAKLHLIDFETWISGKKIKMGGVASVATYPEHRRGGRVARLLRNGLFEMKKKGQTISFLHPFQISFYRKFGYEVLNNWKKLELKAEDLKPLLAVSGKVRRVELDHVFEVLNPVYETFATRFNGMLVRTENWWKERVYSKGVRFATYTNEEGNIAGYICYKIQNRTLEVEEMVCLDGEARRGLWNYLCQHDSMVDRATILTNERDQLAFLLANPKVKTTVEPYFMARIVDVENFLREYPFTLKSGETLFLHITDDQAEWNNGSYLIDAEGVRVFKGDKSNAACAHPPKRGLRCNINTLTSVLTGYQEPFFLNEAGLLEGSKEEVARLQRIRSAKETNFMDFF; the protein is encoded by the coding sequence ATGCGTAAATTAGAAAAAAACGAAGTAATCGATGCTGTACGACTTTCAGAATATGCCTTCCAATATACAGTGCCTAAAGAAGAGTTAGATGACAAAATCAAAGGGTATAGCGAGCATGAAATATGGGGTGAATTTGAAGGAGACGAACTGGCTGCGAAGCTACATTTAATCGATTTTGAAACTTGGATATCCGGAAAGAAAATAAAGATGGGTGGCGTTGCGTCAGTCGCAACCTATCCGGAACATAGAAGAGGGGGAAGAGTAGCACGCCTGCTCCGAAATGGTCTTTTTGAAATGAAGAAAAAAGGCCAAACAATCTCTTTTCTTCATCCATTTCAAATTTCCTTTTATCGAAAATTCGGGTATGAAGTTTTGAATAACTGGAAGAAGTTAGAGTTGAAAGCGGAGGACCTTAAGCCTCTTCTTGCTGTAAGTGGAAAAGTAAGGCGTGTTGAACTTGATCACGTCTTTGAAGTTCTGAATCCTGTTTACGAAACGTTTGCGACTCGCTTTAATGGCATGCTCGTTCGAACGGAAAATTGGTGGAAGGAACGCGTTTATTCGAAAGGCGTTCGGTTTGCCACTTATACAAATGAAGAGGGAAATATAGCCGGGTACATTTGTTACAAAATACAGAATCGAACATTAGAGGTTGAAGAAATGGTTTGTTTAGATGGGGAAGCAAGAAGAGGATTGTGGAATTATCTCTGTCAGCACGATTCTATGGTTGATCGCGCAACGATTCTAACGAATGAGAGAGACCAGCTAGCGTTTTTATTAGCCAATCCTAAAGTGAAAACAACAGTCGAGCCGTACTTTATGGCGCGCATTGTTGATGTCGAGAATTTTCTTAGGGAGTATCCGTTTACGTTAAAGTCGGGAGAGACTCTCTTTCTCCATATTACGGATGATCAGGCAGAGTGGAACAATGGAAGCTACCTGATTGATGCCGAAGGAGTTAGGGTGTTTAAGGGAGATAAATCGAATGCAGCGTGCGCTCATCCACCAAAACGAGGGCTACGATGTAACATTAATACGCTGACTTCTGTATTGACTGGCTACCAAGAGCCTTTTTTTCTTAATGAAGCTGGTTTATTAGAAGGATCAAAGGAAGAGGTAGCGCGGTTGCAACGCATACGTTCCGCAAAGGAAACAAATTTCATGGACTTCTTTTGA
- a CDS encoding spore morphogenesis/germination protein YwcE, which produces MDVYMVYLFVITATPLFLWQDYKKLALVHMPFIVAIWALLIFYIGGGMTPVAHTLFITLFAINVLFAHIAAYLIFARPFLKERQLAKKMPQTEE; this is translated from the coding sequence ATGGATGTCTATATGGTCTATCTTTTCGTTATCACGGCTACACCGTTGTTTCTGTGGCAGGATTATAAGAAGCTTGCATTAGTTCACATGCCGTTTATTGTGGCAATCTGGGCACTGCTAATTTTCTACATTGGTGGCGGTATGACTCCAGTAGCACATACACTCTTCATTACACTTTTTGCGATTAACGTTTTATTTGCGCACATAGCTGCTTACCTTATCTTTGCTCGTCCATTCCTTAAGGAACGTCAGCTTGCAAAGAAGATGCCGCAAACAGAAGAATAA
- the qoxD gene encoding cytochrome aa3 quinol oxidase subunit IV — translation MSNNEQTNSHSHFPWSHLIGFGLSIVLTLLALWVGFASDFSLRTIMIIVVILALIQAAIQLLMFMHITESDSSRIQVGTILYAVFIAVAVVAGTIWVMSFGMHNMNM, via the coding sequence ATGTCCAACAACGAGCAGACAAACAGTCATAGCCACTTCCCATGGAGCCACTTAATTGGTTTCGGACTTTCGATCGTCTTAACCTTACTTGCTTTGTGGGTAGGCTTTGCTTCAGACTTTAGCCTCAGAACGATTATGATTATTGTTGTGATCCTGGCATTGATTCAAGCGGCGATTCAACTCTTGATGTTTATGCACATCACGGAGAGTGATAGTAGTCGGATTCAAGTTGGAACGATTTTATATGCGGTCTTTATTGCCGTGGCAGTCGTTGCAGGTACAATCTGGGTTATGTCATTCGGCATGCACAATATGAACATGTAA
- the qoxC gene encoding cytochrome aa3 quinol oxidase subunit III, with product MESVEYSPNTPLEYQSETGRLNILGFWIFLGAEIALFSTLFATYLVLVGRTAGGPGPEELFELSGVLIETFLLLTSSFTCGLAIHYMRNHSLKGLFLWLGITLALGLGFLGFEIYEFVHYIHEGAALTTSAYWSAFFVLVGTHGAHVTMGIAWIILILIQLKQRGLTPDTTRKVFISSLYWHFLDVVWIFIFTAVYLYGMVM from the coding sequence ATGGAATCAGTCGAATATTCTCCTAACACGCCTTTAGAATATCAGTCGGAAACTGGCCGACTGAATATTCTAGGCTTCTGGATTTTTCTCGGCGCCGAAATTGCACTATTTTCAACGTTGTTTGCAACTTACTTAGTATTGGTAGGTCGAACAGCGGGCGGTCCAGGACCAGAAGAGCTTTTTGAATTAAGTGGTGTGTTAATTGAAACGTTTTTGCTACTAACTAGTAGTTTCACATGTGGACTTGCCATACACTATATGAGAAATCATTCTCTTAAAGGTTTGTTTCTCTGGTTAGGCATTACACTTGCATTAGGTCTAGGTTTCTTAGGATTTGAAATTTATGAATTTGTTCATTACATTCATGAAGGCGCGGCACTAACAACGAGTGCATACTGGTCTGCTTTCTTCGTATTAGTCGGAACGCACGGTGCCCACGTTACAATGGGTATTGCGTGGATCATTCTTATCTTGATTCAGTTAAAACAGCGCGGGTTAACACCTGACACAACAAGGAAGGTCTTTATTTCAAGTCTTTACTGGCACTTCCTTGACGTTGTGTGGATTTTTATCTTCACAGCAGTCTACTTGTATGGGATGGTGATGTAA
- the qoxB gene encoding cytochrome aa3 quinol oxidase subunit I encodes MKLDEFFVTGDPLIYGADVSIALTLIGAIFALTYFKKWKWLWTEWLTTVDHKKLGIMYIIAAVLMLFRGGVDAMLMRAQLTVPDAGFLDANHYNEIFTTHGTIMIIFMAMPFLIGLINVVVPLQIGARDVAYPFLNAVSFWTFFMGAMLFNISFVIGGSPSAGWTSYVPLAGLELSPSVGQNYYLLGLQIAGIGTLLTGINFLVTILKMRVPSMKLMHMPMFTWSSLITMVIIIFAFPVLTVALALMTFDRLFGSHFFTMMDGGMPMLWANLFWIWGHPEVYIVILPAFGMFSEIISTFARKTLFGYKAMVYSMVVIAGLSFLVWVHHFFTMGAGGAVNSFFSITTMLIAVPTGVKIFNWLFTLYKGRIRFTTPMLWSLAFIPNFVIGGVTGVMLAMAAADYQYHNTYFLVAHFHYVLISGTVYACFAGLHFWYPKMFNHRLNERLGKWTFWIFVAGFNLCFFPMYFLGLAGMPRRVYTYGVADGWMSLNVLATMGGVLMGIGFLILVYNIYYSFRYSPRETTGDPWDARTLEWSTPAPVPHYNFAHLPESKGHDAFWIMKQERKQGKTQEKKPYKPIHMPSYSGVPVVMSVFFFIAGFGMVFSWHWMSILGLIGVLATMVIRSFDYDKGFYVSVEEIEEDQKRTTL; translated from the coding sequence ATGAAATTGGATGAATTTTTTGTCACCGGGGATCCGCTTATTTACGGTGCGGATGTTTCGATCGCTTTAACGTTGATCGGTGCCATTTTTGCACTAACGTATTTTAAAAAGTGGAAATGGTTGTGGACAGAATGGCTAACAACAGTTGACCATAAGAAACTCGGTATCATGTATATCATCGCAGCGGTTCTGATGCTATTCCGCGGTGGTGTAGATGCCATGCTCATGAGGGCGCAATTGACGGTCCCTGATGCAGGCTTCCTGGACGCCAACCACTATAACGAAATTTTTACAACTCACGGAACGATCATGATTATTTTCATGGCGATGCCGTTCTTAATTGGTTTAATTAACGTTGTCGTTCCACTACAAATTGGTGCACGAGACGTAGCTTATCCGTTTTTAAACGCAGTAAGTTTCTGGACTTTCTTCATGGGGGCAATGCTCTTTAACATTTCCTTTGTTATCGGAGGATCGCCATCAGCTGGTTGGACAAGCTATGTTCCTTTAGCTGGTCTAGAACTAAGTCCATCAGTAGGACAGAACTATTATTTACTAGGGTTACAGATTGCCGGTATCGGTACATTATTAACAGGGATTAACTTCCTAGTAACGATATTAAAAATGAGAGTACCATCCATGAAGCTCATGCATATGCCTATGTTCACATGGTCTTCATTAATTACAATGGTTATCATCATCTTTGCATTTCCGGTACTAACTGTAGCGCTTGCACTTATGACGTTTGACCGTTTGTTCGGAAGTCATTTCTTTACAATGATGGATGGCGGTATGCCAATGCTTTGGGCAAACCTCTTCTGGATTTGGGGTCACCCTGAAGTGTATATTGTTATACTTCCAGCGTTTGGTATGTTCTCAGAAATTATTAGTACTTTTGCTCGTAAAACGCTTTTCGGTTATAAAGCAATGGTTTACTCCATGGTTGTTATTGCCGGACTAAGCTTCCTAGTATGGGTTCACCACTTCTTTACGATGGGAGCAGGTGGAGCAGTTAACTCGTTCTTCTCCATCACAACGATGTTAATCGCCGTTCCGACAGGTGTGAAGATCTTTAACTGGCTATTCACTCTGTACAAAGGACGAATACGCTTTACGACGCCAATGCTTTGGTCACTTGCCTTTATCCCAAACTTCGTTATTGGTGGGGTAACGGGTGTTATGCTAGCCATGGCGGCAGCTGACTATCAATACCATAATACGTACTTTCTTGTAGCCCACTTCCACTATGTGCTCATTTCTGGTACAGTCTATGCTTGTTTCGCAGGCTTACATTTCTGGTACCCGAAGATGTTCAATCATCGTTTGAACGAGCGCTTAGGAAAATGGACTTTCTGGATTTTTGTAGCAGGCTTCAACTTATGCTTCTTCCCGATGTATTTCCTAGGACTTGCAGGAATGCCACGTCGCGTTTACACGTATGGGGTCGCAGACGGCTGGATGAGCTTGAACGTACTTGCCACAATGGGTGGCGTACTAATGGGAATCGGATTCCTGATTCTTGTCTATAACATCTATTACAGCTTCCGTTACTCTCCACGTGAAACAACTGGAGATCCATGGGATGCAAGAACGCTTGAATGGTCAACACCAGCTCCAGTACCGCATTATAATTTCGCTCATCTTCCTGAGTCAAAAGGACATGATGCGTTCTGGATTATGAAACAGGAAAGAAAGCAAGGAAAGACACAAGAGAAGAAACCTTATAAACCAATTCATATGCCAAGTTACTCTGGTGTGCCGGTTGTGATGAGTGTCTTCTTCTTTATCGCCGGGTTCGGTATGGTCTTCTCCTGGCACTGGATGTCGATCCTTGGACTTATTGGTGTACTAGCAACAATGGTCATTCGTTCGTTTGATTATGATAAAGGTTTCTACGTAAGCGTAGAAGAAATAGAAGAAGATCAAAAAAGGACTACTTTATAA
- the qoxA gene encoding cytochrome aa3 quinol oxidase subunit II, with protein sequence MKSFFALSMFLSVMVLSGCSNLTVLDPKGPVAEQQANLILFSIGFMLFIVLVVFVLFTLILVKYRERKSGPEYEPPHIEGNVFLEIVWTVIPVIILIVLAVPTVQTIFALEEAPEATSHKDPIVIHATSVDWKWVFSYPEENIETVNYLHIPEDHPILFKLASADSMGSFWIPSLGGQEYTMSGMMTELYLQADEVGEYRGRNANFTGEGFTEQVFTVTAESQEDYEEWVEEAQDAPKLTQEKYNELMLKGHTEEQTFSETHLQWVDHGMDAEYATKVRNGESTDEDDSSEMDHSEMNHDDSEKDSEEHSH encoded by the coding sequence ATGAAATCATTTTTTGCACTCAGTATGTTTCTATCAGTGATGGTATTGAGTGGCTGTAGTAACTTAACCGTGCTTGATCCAAAAGGACCTGTAGCAGAACAACAAGCGAATTTAATTCTTTTCTCTATTGGATTTATGCTGTTTATTGTTTTGGTCGTGTTCGTGCTATTTACACTCATCCTTGTTAAATATCGTGAACGTAAGAGTGGTCCTGAATATGAGCCTCCTCACATCGAGGGGAATGTTTTTCTTGAAATTGTTTGGACCGTTATTCCGGTAATTATTCTCATTGTTCTTGCAGTGCCAACTGTACAAACGATTTTTGCACTAGAAGAGGCACCGGAAGCAACGTCTCATAAAGATCCAATCGTCATTCATGCAACATCAGTTGATTGGAAATGGGTCTTTAGCTATCCCGAGGAAAATATTGAAACGGTGAACTATCTTCACATTCCTGAAGATCACCCGATTTTGTTTAAATTAGCTTCTGCAGATTCAATGGGATCTTTCTGGATTCCATCACTTGGTGGTCAGGAGTATACGATGTCCGGCATGATGACAGAACTTTATTTGCAAGCAGATGAAGTAGGTGAGTATCGCGGACGTAACGCAAACTTCACTGGTGAAGGGTTTACGGAACAGGTATTTACCGTAACGGCTGAATCTCAAGAAGATTATGAAGAGTGGGTAGAAGAGGCGCAAGATGCACCTAAACTTACTCAAGAGAAATACAATGAGTTGATGCTGAAAGGTCATACAGAAGAGCAGACATTCTCAGAAACTCACCTTCAGTGGGTTGATCATGGAATGGACGCTGAATATGCAACAAAGGTTCGTAACGGCGAATCAACTGATGAAGATGATTCCTCAGAGATGGATCACTCAGAAATGAACCATGATGATTCTGAGAAAGATTCCGAGGAACACTCGCATTAA